The Anaerolineae bacterium genome contains a region encoding:
- a CDS encoding zinc-ribbon domain-containing protein has product MNKSTWECPACGEEIEAGVDHCPYCEQSLCPECGAALDESDAVCPNCGAEFDFLCPECNGVVSPEDTECPHCGLKFAFVCPTCGAEVLMGEEECPECGQLVCPRCGAAMEEDELKCSACGYEFVYTCPQCGAEVAADAEECPKCGLIFEEWLEELEEEEED; this is encoded by the coding sequence ATGAACAAGTCCACCTGGGAGTGCCCCGCTTGCGGTGAAGAGATCGAGGCCGGCGTAGACCACTGCCCCTACTGCGAACAATCCCTCTGCCCCGAATGCGGTGCCGCGCTAGACGAATCCGACGCGGTCTGCCCCAACTGCGGTGCGGAATTCGATTTCCTCTGCCCGGAATGCAACGGGGTGGTAAGCCCCGAGGATACCGAATGTCCCCACTGCGGCCTGAAATTCGCCTTCGTCTGCCCGACCTGCGGCGCCGAGGTGCTCATGGGTGAGGAAGAGTGCCCCGAATGCGGCCAGCTCGTCTGCCCGCGCTGTGGCGCCGCCATGGAAGAGGACGAGCTGAAGTGCAGTGCCTGCGGCTACGAGTTCGTCTACACCTGCCCGCAGTGCGGCGCCGAAGTCGCCGCGGATGCCGAAGAATGCCCCAAGTGCGGCCTCATCTTCGAGGAATGGCTCGAGGAACTGGAGGAGGAAGAGGAGGACTAG
- the hydA gene encoding dihydropyrimidinase, giving the protein MKMFDLVVRGGTIVTPAGITRADIGIEDQRIAAIGADLPGREELDARGMYVFPGLIDVHVHLQMPAGDIVTTDDFFTGTMAAACGGTTTIIDFIEQLPGESPRAAAGARRAEADGKVAVDYSLHLTGNSSAPAFLEEIAALAKEGYTSLKLYTTYADIMVEDKDILRLLETCKSHGLLPIVHAENDAIIAYEQARLLAAGLTAPRYHPHSRPCTAEAEAVQRVLALAATIDVPVYFVHISCAESLEAVERARAAGQTVYVEVTPQHLLLDEQAYDQPDFEGAKYCCAPPLRARRHLDALWRGLQWGRVQTVATDHCPWDFATHRQRGRDNFTLIPNGLPGIETRALLLYHFGVNAGRISLPRFVELCATMPARLFGLAPRKGNIAVGADADLVLWDPEREITLSASSLHQRVDYCPYEGWQVRGAPDTVLLRGRVILRHGQFVGAPGMGRFVPRAPFSPLPGRPDR; this is encoded by the coding sequence ATGAAGATGTTTGACCTGGTCGTCCGAGGCGGAACCATCGTCACACCCGCCGGCATCACGCGCGCCGACATCGGCATCGAGGACCAACGCATCGCGGCTATCGGCGCCGATCTCCCCGGCCGCGAGGAACTGGATGCTCGAGGCATGTATGTCTTCCCCGGCCTGATTGACGTCCATGTGCACCTGCAGATGCCCGCCGGCGATATCGTCACCACTGACGACTTTTTCACCGGCACCATGGCGGCGGCCTGCGGCGGCACCACCACTATCATTGACTTCATCGAACAACTGCCCGGCGAATCACCGCGCGCTGCCGCCGGCGCCCGCCGCGCCGAAGCCGATGGGAAGGTGGCAGTGGATTACTCCCTACACCTCACCGGCAACAGCAGTGCGCCGGCGTTCCTGGAGGAAATCGCCGCCCTCGCCAAGGAAGGCTACACCAGCCTGAAGCTCTACACTACCTACGCCGACATAATGGTCGAGGACAAGGATATCCTGCGCCTGCTGGAGACCTGCAAGTCCCACGGCCTTCTGCCCATCGTCCATGCGGAGAACGATGCCATCATCGCCTATGAGCAGGCGCGTTTGCTGGCCGCCGGCCTGACCGCGCCGCGCTATCATCCTCACAGCCGGCCCTGCACCGCCGAGGCGGAGGCGGTCCAGCGCGTGCTCGCCCTGGCCGCAACCATCGATGTGCCCGTTTACTTCGTGCATATCTCCTGCGCCGAGAGCCTGGAGGCGGTCGAGCGCGCCCGCGCCGCCGGCCAGACCGTATACGTCGAGGTTACTCCCCAGCATCTGCTCCTGGATGAGCAGGCGTATGACCAGCCGGACTTTGAAGGGGCAAAATACTGCTGTGCGCCGCCCCTGCGCGCCCGCCGGCATCTGGACGCTCTCTGGCGGGGCCTGCAGTGGGGCAGGGTGCAGACCGTCGCCACCGACCACTGCCCCTGGGACTTCGCCACCCACCGCCAGCGCGGCCGGGATAACTTCACCCTGATCCCCAACGGACTGCCGGGAATCGAGACTCGCGCCTTGCTCTTATATCATTTCGGGGTCAATGCCGGCCGCATCTCCCTGCCCCGCTTCGTCGAGCTGTGCGCCACCATGCCGGCGCGCCTCTTTGGCCTGGCGCCGCGCAAGGGGAACATCGCTGTCGGAGCAGATGCGGACCTCGTGCTGTGGGATCCGGAGAGGGAAATCACCCTGTCCGCCAGCTCGCTCCACCAGCGTGTGGACTACTGCCCCTATGAAGGCTGGCAGGTGCGCGGCGCCCCAGATACCGTTCTCCTTCGCGGCCGGGTCATCCTGCGCCATGGACAGTTTGTCGGTGCGCCGGGCATGGGAAGGTTTGTGCCGCGCGCCCCATTCTCTCCTCTTCCGGGGAGGCCTGACCGATGA